DNA sequence from the Staphylococcus epidermidis genome:
ATTGTCAGTTAAGGTACTAAAAAATATCATTGCACAAACTAATTTTGCAGTGTCCACCTCAGAAACACGACCAGTACTTACTGGTGTGAACTGGCTTATACAAGATAATGAATTAATATGCACAGCAACAGATTCACACCGCTTAGCTGTAAGAAAATTACAGTTAGAAGATGAATCAGAAAATAAAAATGTCATCATTCCTGGTAAAGCTTTATCTGAATTAAACAAAATTATGAGTGACAGCGACGAAGATATTGATATTTTCTTTGCTTCTAACCAAGTGTTATTCAGAGTGGGGAATATTAATTTCATCTCACGTTTACTTGAAGGTCATTATCCAGATACGACACGTTTATTCCCAGAAAATTATGAGATTAAATTAGGAATTAACAATGGAGACTTCTATCATGCAATTGATCGTGCATCTTTATTAGCACGTGAAGGTGGAAATAATGTTATTAAATTAAGTACAGGTAATGAATTAGTTGAACTTTCATCTACTTCTCCTGAAATTGGTACTGTTAAAGAAGAAGTTAACGCTAATGATGTAGAAGGCGGAAACTTGAAAATTTCTTTCAACTCAAAATACATGATGGATGCTTTAAAAGCCATTGATAATGATGAAGTAGAAGTAGAATTCTTTGGTACAATGAAACCATTTATCTTAAAACCAAAAGATGATGATTCTGTAACGCAATTAATTCTGCCTATTAGAACATATTAATAAAAATTAAAGTTACAATCGGATTAGATTGCTAAATCTCTTATACAAAGGAGCCTGTGCATTTGTTGCATAGGCTTTTTTATATTGATATCAAATCTCATTTCAAACATTCAAAGCTTAAAATAGACAAATGAGATAATTATCGTGAATGTAGAATTAATTTTAAATGTACTGAGCGCTTTTCAAAGCAATAATAAATATATTTGAGTATTCAATTACCCTTGTGGAAAAAGTGTGCTAAAAACCACTTTAAATTTAAAATTCAGTGTAAGTTTTTAAAATGATTGTAAGTAAATTATAAAATTTGTAGCAGCTTTTGATAAAATAAAATATATATCAAAGTAAACGATTTCATTCTTTATTTTAAATGAAATTCAAAGTAAAAAACGGTATAATATATTAATGACACATATAGAAACGGAGTGAGAAATTTTGGTTCAAGAAGTTGTTGTAGAAGGAAATATCACTTTAGGTCAATTTCTTAAAACTGAAGGAATCATAGAATCAGGTGGACAAGCTAAATGGTTTCTACAGGATTTTGAGGTTTTAATTAATGGACAACGTGAAACAAGACGTGGCAAAAAATTAGAACACAACGACCGCATTGATATTACAGATATCCCTGAAGATACGGGTTCCTTTTTAATCATCCATCAAGGTGAACAATGAAACTTAATACACTCCAATTAGAGAATTATCGTAACTATGAACAGGTGACATTAGATTGTCATCCCGAAGTGAATATCCTTATTGGTGAGAACGCACAAGGAAAGACAAATTTACTTGAATCAATTTATACCTTAGCGCTTGCTAAAAGTCATCGTACGTCAAATGATAAGGAACTCATACGTTTCAAGTCTGATTATGCTAAAATAGAGGGTGAGCTAAGTTATAGACATGGTACGATGCCGCTTACGATGTTTATAACTAAAAAAGGTAAGCAAGTTAAAGTAAATCATCTTGAGCAAAGCAGACTAACTCAATATATTGGACATTTAAATGTCGTCTTATTTGCACCTGAAGATTTAAATATCGTTAAAGGTTCACCACAAATACGTCGACGATTCATAGATATGGAGTTAGGACAAATATCTGCTGTCTATTTGAATGATTTAGCTCAATATCAGCGTATTCTAAAGCAAAAGAACAATTACCTTAAACAGTTACAAATTGGGCAGAAGACAGATACAACAATGTTAGAAGTCTTAAACCAACAATTTGCTGAATATGCACTGAAGGTTACGTTACGTCGAGAGCACTTTATAAAGGAATTAGAAACACTTGCACAACCCATTCATGCAGGTATCACAAATGATCGAGAGACACTGACACTCGATTATGTTCCAAGTTTGAAGTTAAGTAATTATGAAGCCAATCAATCTGAGTTAATTGAAGAAGTATTAGCATTGTTAAATGACAATTTACAAAGAGAAAAAGAACGAGGCGTATGTCTCTATGGCCCACATCGTGATGACTTAAGTTTCAATGTAAATGGCATGGATGCTCAAACGTATGGTTCACAAGGTCAGCAACGTACCACTGCGCTGTCAATTAAGTTGGCAGAAATTGAATTAATGAATATTGAAGTAGGAGAATATCCAATCTTACTTTTAGATGATGTCTTGAGTGAGCTTGATGATTCACGTCAAACACATTTGTTAAGTACGATTCAACATAAAGTACAAACATTTGTGACAACTACGTCAGTTGAAGGAATAGATCATGAAATAATGAATAACGCTAAGTTATACCGTATTAGTCAAGGTGAAATACTAAAGTAACGAGAAAGTGATGGTGAATACATTGTCAGATGTAAACAACACAGATAATTATGGTGCTGGACAGATACAAGTTTTAGAAGGTCTCGAAGCGGTTCGTAAAAGACCGGGTATGTATATTGGTTCAACTTCAGAAAGAGGGTTGCACCATTTAGTATGGGAAATTGTTGATAATAGTATTGACGAGGCATTAGCAGGTTATGCTAGTCATATTGAAGTTGTAATTGAGAAAGACAATTGGATTAAAGTTACTGACAATGGCCGTGGTATTCCTGTTGATATTCAAGAAAAGATGGGACGCCCTGCTGTCGAAGTTATCTTAACTGTACTTCACGCTGGAGGTAAATTCGGAGGTGGCGGATACAAAGTATCTGGCGGTCTTCACGGTGTTGGATCTTCAGTTGTTAATGCACTCTCACAAGATCTTGAAGTTTATGTACATCGTAATGGCACGATTTATCATCAAGCCTATAAACAAGGTGTGCCACAATTTGATCTTAAAGAAATTGGCGATACAGATAAAACAGGTACAGCTATTCGATTCAAAGCCGATAAAGAAATCTTTACAGAGACAACAGTTTATAACTATGAAACACTTCAAAAGCGTATACGTGAGCTTGCTTTCTTAAATAAAGGTATTCAAATTACTTTAAAAGATGAAAGAGAAGAGGAAGTTAGAGAAGACTCATATCATTATGAAGGCGGGATTAAATCCTATGTAGATTTATTAAATGAGAATAAAGAACCTCTTCACGATGAACCTATATATATCCATCAGTCTAAAGACGATATTGAAGTGGAAATTGCACTTCAATATAACAGTGGATATGCAACCAACTTATTAACGTATGCGAATAATATTCATACATACGAGGGTGGTACGCATGAAGATGGCTTTAAACGTGCTTTAACACGCGTTTTAAATAGCTATGGTACGCAAAGTAAGATTATTAAAGAGGATAAAGATAGACTTTCAGGTGAAGATACACGGGAAGGTTTAACAGCAGTCGTATCAATTAAACATGGCGATCCTCAGTTTGAAGGACAAACTAAAACAAAATTAGGAAACTCTGAAGTACGTCAAGTTGTTGATAGATTATTTTCTGAACACTTTGAACGTTTCTTATATGAGAATCCATCTGTAGGACGCATTATTGTTGAAAAGGGTATTATGGCTTCACGCGCACGTGTGGCTGCCAAAAAAGCACGTGAAGTTACGCGTCGTAAATCAGCATTAGACGTTTCAAGCTTACCAGGTAAATTGGCAGATTGTTCTAGTAAGAACCCTGAAGAAAGTGAAATTTTCTTGGTAGAAGGTGACTCTGCCGGGGGGTCTACTAAATCTGGTCGTGATTCAAGAACACAAGCCATTTTACCTTTAAGAGGTAAAATTTTGAATGTGGAAAAAGCACGTTTAGATCGTATCTTAAACAATAACGAAATTCGTCAAATGATTACTGCATTTGGTACGGGTATTGGAGGAGAATTCGATATATCAAAAGCACGTTATCATAAAATCGTAATCATGACTGATGCCGATGTTGATGGTGCACATATACGTACGTTATTACTTACATTCTTCTATCGTTTCATGAGACCTTTAATTGAAGCGGGCTACGTTTATATTGCTCAGCCGCCTTTATATAAACTAACACAAGGAAAACAAAAATATTATGTATTTAACGATAGAGAACTAGACAAGTTGAAACAAGAATTAAACCCGTCACCAAAATGGTCAATTGCACGTTACAAAGGTCTTGGTGAAATGAACGCAGACCAATTATGGGAAACGACTATGAATCCTGAACATCGCTCTATGTTGCAAGTGAGACTTGAAGATGCAATTGATGCAGACCAAACATTTGAAATGTTAATGGGCGATGTAGTAGAAAATCGCAGACAATTTATCGAAGACAATGCAGTTTATGCCAACCTAGATTTCTAGACACTATGAACTGAACTTTTGAAGGAGGATCTCTTGATGGCTGAATTACCTCAATCAAGAATTAATGAACGAAATATAACCAGTGAAATGCGTGAATCATTCTTAGACTATGCTATGAGTGTTATCGTTTCTCGTGCATTACCTGATGTTAGAGACGGATTAAAGCCAGTACATCGTCGTATTCTTTATGGTTTAAATGAACAAGGTATGACGCCCGATAAACCTTATAAGAAATCTGCACGTATAGTCGGGGATGTCATGGGTAAATATCACCCTCATGGTGATTCTTCAATTTATGAAGCAATGGTAAGAATGGCCCAAGACTTTAGTTATCGTTATCCACTTGTAGATGGTCAAGGTAACTTTGGCTCTATGGATGGTGACGGGGCAGCCGCAATGCGTTATACCGAAGCACGTATGACTAAAATAACATTAGAACTTTTACGTGATATCAACAAAGACACAATTGATTTTATTGACAACTATGATGGTAATGAAAGAGAGCCGTCAGTCTTACCTGCACGTTTCCCTAACTTACTAGTAAATGGTGCGGCAGGAATTGCCGTAGGTATGGCTACAAATATTCCTCCCCACAATTTAACTGAAGTTATTGATGGTGTGCTCAGTTTAAGTAAGAATCCAGACATCACAATTAATGAGCTGATGGAAGACATCCAAGGTCCTGATTTTCCTACAGCCGGTTTAGTACTAGGGAAAAGTGGTATTCGTCGAGCTTATGAAACAGGTCGTGGGTCAATTCAAATGCGTTCTCGTGCTGAAATAGAAGAACGTGGTGGTGGCCGTCAACGTATTGTCGTAACGGAAATACCTTTCCAAGTCAATAAAGCGCGTATGATTGAAAAAATCGCAGAGTTAGTTAGAGATAAGAAAATCGACGGTATTACAGATTTACGTGATGAAACAAGTTTGCGTACAGGTGTAAGAGTAGTTATTGATGTACGTAAAGATGCAAATGCGAGTGTTATTTTAAATAATTTATATAAACAAACTCCATTACAAACATCATTTGGTGTGAATATGATTGCTTTAGTGAATGGTAGACCTAAACTAATCAATTTAAAAGAAGCACTTATCCATTACTTAGAACACCAAAAAACAGTGGTTAGACGACGTACTGAATATAATCTTAAAAAAGCAAGAGACCGTGCCCATATTCTAGAAGGTTTACGAATAGCACTAGATCATATTGATGAAATTATCACAACAATTCGTGAATCGGACACTGATAAAATTGCGATGGCAAGTTTACAAGAGCGTTTTAAACTAACTGAACGTCAAGCTCAAGCAATTTTAGATATGCGTTTAAGACGTTTAACTGGATTAGAAAGAGATAAAATAGAATCTGAGTATAATGAACTTCTAGAATATATTAAAGAGTTAGAAGAGATTTTAGCTGATGAAGAAGTACTATTACAATTAGTTCGTGATGAATTGACTGAAATTAAAGAACGTTTCGGCGATGAACGTCGCACTGAAATTCAATTAGGTGGTCTAGAAGATCTTGAAGATGAAGACTTAATCCCTGAAGAACAAATTGTTATTACATTAAGTCATAATAACTATATTAAACGTTTACCAGTATCTACATATCGTTCTCAAAATCGTGGTGGTCGTGGCATACAAGGTATGAACACGTTGGATGAGGACTTCGTTAGTCAATTGGTAACAATGAGTACACATGATCATGTTCTGTTCTTTACGAATAAAGGTCGTGTATATAAACTCAAAGGTTATGAAGTTCCTGAGTTGTCACGTCAATCCAAAGGCATACCTATTATTAATGCGATTGAACTCGAAAATGACGAAACAATAAGTACGATGATTGCAGTTAAAGACCTTGAAAGTGAAGAAGATTATCTCGTATTCGCGACAAAACAAGGTATCGTTAAACGTTCATCATTAAGTAACTTCTCCCGTATTAACAAAAACGGTAAAATTGCAATTAACTTTAAAGAAGATGATGAATTAATTGCAGTACGTCTAACAACAGGTAATGAAGATATTCTTATTGGAACTGCACATGCATCATTAATTAGATTTTCTGAATCTACATTACGCCCATTAGGCCGTACAGCAGCAGGTGTGAAAGGTATTTCTCTACGTGAAGGGGATACTGTCGTTGGTCTTGATGTTGCAGATTCAGAAAGTGAAGATGAAGTATTAGTAGTTACTGAAAATGGTTACGGTAAACGTACACCTGTTAGCGAATATCGTTTATCAAATCGTGGTGGTAAAGGAATCAAAACTGCGACAATTACCGAGCGTAATGGTAACATCGTTTGTATCACAACTGTAACCGGTGAAGAGGATTTAATGGTTGTAACTAACGCTGGTGTTATTATTCGTCTTGACGTTCATGATATTTCTCAAAATGGACGTGCAGCACAAGGTGTACGCCTTATGAAACTCGGAGATGGTCAATTTGTTTCTACTGTTGCTAAAGTAAACGAAGAAGACGATAATGAGGAAAATGCAGATGAAGCGCAACAATCTACTACTACTGAAACAGCAGATGTAGAAGAGGTAGTGGATGATCAGACACCAGGCAATGCGATTCATACAGAAGGTGATGCAGAAATGGAATCTGTAGAATCTCCTGAAAATGATGATCGTATTGATATCAGACAAGATTTTATGGATAGAGTGAATGAAGATATCGAGAGTGCTTCAGATAATGAAGAAGATAGTGATGAATAATTAAAAAGGGAGTAAGACAGAAACATAGGGTTCGTTGTTCTGCCCGTAACTCTTAATTAAACTATCTGTAGATTTTATGAACAAAAGTTTATATAGGGAAGTCGGACTAGAGTTGTAATGAGGTTATTTTCTAACTCAGTCATCGACGTCCAATACGCTAAAATGCATGAGACATAGCTATGTCTCATGCATTTTTTAATTTCTTGTTTATATTAAATTGATTTGTCCTTTATAACCTCTGTAGCACCATACATTGAGGATAAATGAATAATCATTTCCATACATTTAGACCCCCTTCAATAGAGGGTGTCTAAAATATAACTGTCTCTTTCAACAATGTTCTTTCTCAATTTACCACTACTGATAAACACAGTAATTAATTCTGATATCTGTTAACCTTCAAGTTGTTTCATCACATACGGTATTTCACTAATTAGACGTGAAGGTGGAACAACATACATTGTGTCAGATAATTTTTCACCGATAAAACTATGCATGTAAGTTGCACTTGTAACAGCTTCTTTAAAATTATCAAATTGGCCTACGAAGCTTGTAATCATGCCCGCAAGTGTATCACCCATACCACCTGTAGCCATAGCAGGTGTGCCAATAGGTAATTTATAGACATCATCATTGCAGAAATAGATTTCCGTACCATGTTGTTTTAATACTACTGTCGCGCCAATACGTTCTACCGCTTCAAGGTTACGTTCATATGTCTGTTCTTCAATAGGTATACCGCTCAAACGCTCCCATTCCTTTTGATGTGGGGTGAATATAACACGACATGTAGGAATTTGAGGTTTTAACTTACTGAATATTGTTATAGCATCTCCGTCAACAATTAAATTTTGATGTGGTTGTATATTTTGAAGTAAAAACGTGATGGCATTATTACCTTTGAAATCTACTCCAAGACCTGGACCGATAAGGATACTATCAGTTGCTTCAATCATTTTCGTAAGCATTTTAGTATCATTAATATCTATAACCATCGCCTCAGGACAACGAGAATGTAGCGCAGCATGATTATTTGGGTGTGTTGCTACAGTAATGAGCCCACTTCCACTATAAACGCAAGCGCGTGCAGCAAGCATGATTGCGCCACCCATATTGGCTGATCCACCGATTAATAAAATTTTACCATAGTCACCTTTATGTGTTTCGTCTTTTCTTATAGGAATATTAACAGAATCTAACGTTTTCATAACGATATAACCTCCCATAACATGTTATTTCTTAAAATGTTGTAAGTCTTATGTTTGCTTTTATTTCACGAATCTTTTTATTTATTTCAAACAATTGTTTACATGTGATTTTAAATCATCTCTTCTAAATACAATTAAGAATACTATACCTGTATCTGACATTCGTCAATAGTTAAATGAAACTCTATTCACATCGTCATGTATCATTCATTATTTTAGTAGACTGATAGCATAATGTAGCAGTTTTATTTATTTAATTAAAAATATTAAATGGAAATAGAACGTAAGGTGACATTACAAGCAGTTAATTATAATAATGTTGAAATTCTCCCGCCTCTCATCCGAGAAAATTTGTATGTATATCGTCACAATGTATCTACTATTACACAGAACAAAATATTTAGTTTCAACAAGTTGTAGAAGCGGGACACTAATTATTTAAAAAGTGTTGCATATAAGCTCATCTAAATATGACGTAATTGTTGCAAATTTAAAATAACTTGAAATGTGATAATGACTTTGCTATATTAAAATTAAGTTAATAAAGTATTGTTCGTAGGACAAGTAGCATAGATAGTTCGATTTCAGAGAGCTTGTGGTAAGTGAGAACAAGTAATCGACATTCATGTGAATCTACCTACTATATGTGAACAATCGGTAATAACCGTTATTTTAGTTAAGCGCAATTTGAGGTAAATGCTTTTAATTTACTTGAAATTGTTAAATAGGGTGGCAACGCGTAGACCACGTCCCTTGTCTGGGATGTGGTCTTTTTTTATTGTTTTATCACACGAAGTCATCCATAAAATTGAATATATTTTATTTGGGAAAGGATGAAGGTTACATGTTAGACATTCGTTTATTTAGAAATGAACCTGAGAAAGTGAAGAGCAAAATTGAATTAAGAGGCGACGATCCTAAAGTTGTCGACCAAGTTTTAGAATTAGATGAACAACGCCGTGAATTAATCAGTAAAACTGAAGAGATGAAGGCGAAAAGAAATAAAGTGAGCGAAGAAATAGCTCAAAAGAAACGTAATAAAGAAGACGCTGATGACGTCATTGCTGAGATGCGTCATTTAGGTGATGAAATTAAAGATATCGATAATCAACTTAATGAAGTAGATAATAAAATTAGAGATATCTTAATTCGTATTCCTAACTTAATTAATGAAGACGTACCTCAAGGTGATTCTGATGAAGAAAACGTTGAAGTTAAAAAATGGGGTACGCCACGTGATTTTGAATTTGAACCAAAAGCGCACTGGGATTTAGTTGAAGAATTAAAAATGGCTGACTTTGAACGTGCTGCTAAAGTATCTGGTGCTCGTTTCGTATACTTAACTAAAGATGGCGCATTACTTGAACGTGCTTTAATGAATTACATGTTGACAAAACATACAACGCAACATGGTTATACTGAAATGATGACACCTCAATTAGTGAATGCTGATACGATGTTTGGAACAGGTCAATTACCTAAATTTGAAGAAGATTTATTTAAAGTTGAAAAAGAAGGCTTATATACGATTCCAACTGCAGAAGTACCTTTAACAAACTTCTATAGAGATGAAATTATTCAACCAGGTGTACTACCTGAATTATTTACAGCTCAAACTGCATGTTTCCGTAGTGAAGCAGGATCAGCTGGTAGAGATACTAGAGGGTTAATTCGTTTACATCAATTTGATAAAGTTGAAATGGTTCGTATTGTACAACCTGAAGATTCTTGGAATGCTTTAGAAGAAATGACACAAAATGCTGAAGCTATTCTTGAAGAATTAGGTTTACCATACCGTCGTGTTATCTTATGTACTGGCGATATTGGTTTCAGTGCTAGTAAAACATATGATTTAGAAGTTTGGTTACCAAGTTACAATGATTATAAAGAAATCAGTTCTTGCTCTAACTGTACTGATTTCCAAGCACGTCGCGCAAATATCAGATTCAAACGTGATGCTGCTTCTAAACCAGAATTAGTACACACATTAAATGGTAGTGGTTTAGCAGTAGGTCGTACATTTGCAGCCATCGTTGAAAACTATCAAAACGAAGATGGTACATTAACAATTCCTGAAGCATTAGTACCATTTATGGGTGGCAAAACTAAAATTGAAAAACCAATCAAATAATCATATAAACTTAACTAGATGATTACAATATTAAAAAGTTATTTAACTGTCGATAAGATTCTATAAACTTATCGACAGTTTTTTAATATATAAAGGCGAAATTGGTATTTTTATATTCAATTAGGGATGGATGTCTAAAATAGTTTAAAATGATTTTCACGATTTAAAATACTGGTATAAAAGCGATTTTATAGATACGGTTGTCTGACGTCACACAAACGAATGTCTAAAAAATAGTGAATATTTATTGTCATAGATTGAGTTATAAAATCATGAAAATAGTACATGAAATAGCAAGTATTTATCTTTTAGATAACGCCTGTAAAAATATAAAATAGTGGAAATTGATTTTTTAAACGTTATCATTCATATTCAAAATATTTAACTTAGTTTGTCAAACAACGTTTATTTTTATATAACCATAAAATAATATCATAAAGAAGCTATATGAAATTCGAAGTATAATGCCAATGTTTCATATAGCTCCTATTCTAAATATTAAAATTTAATAATTAAATGTATCAATCGTCCTATTCATTTGATGCATAGCCTGAGAGTGGGTAATGATCTGAGTAATCATTGTATTTGTATGTTTTTCCCCAAGATTTCACGGACCATTCTGGTGACTTCACTCTATGTGTATCATTATGCCATGAGCTTGGTTGTGCATGGTCACGATCTAATAAAATATAATCTAAGTGTTGAGGTTCTAATTTAGGATAATTATATTTCGCAATACTATTACTGCTAGTATCCCAACTATATGCATTACCATCGAATTGAGTAGGTAATGAAACATTTAAGTTATTTGCCATTTGTTGATATTCATCTGAATCTTTAATGACATTTAAGTCACCACCGATATAGACGGGTTCATTTTTAGGGATATTCTTGTCTTTTATAAACTGTTTAATTTCACTCATTTGACTCTGTCTAATGTCTTTATCTTTTCCTTTAAAGCATGTTGGATCTTCAGCTTGTAGATGTGTTCCGATAATATGGTGGTATTTGCCATTCTTATTAATTTTAATGTAGGCAAAGCCTTTATTACCTGCCATATCAGCCCCACAACCTTTTTTATAAATATGTTGTTCTTGTTGTACGATAGGCCATTTACTCACAATACCAACGCCACCACTTACTTTTTTAATTTTTCTATAAGTACCAGAAGTATTTTGCCAACCTTCTGTACCTTTACCAACGATAGGTGTTTGATAAGGGTACTGTGAATGTAGACGTGTTGACAATCTTTTTGAAGCTTTTTTATCAAATAATTCATTTAGAATCACGACATCTTGATTTTGAATGTAATCTGCTTTTGAAATTAAATCAGCGCGCTGAGATTGTCCCCAATTAGGGTAGATAGCAGTAGGTAAGAAATACACGTTATGTGTAGTGATTTTAAGACTGTCTTTAAAATCACGTTCACTCGCATATGTGATAGTCGAAAATACTAAAAATAAACTACTTAAAACCAACAAAGTAGTTAGTATACATTTACGTTGCCAATTCAATATTGTTACACCTCGTTTCATTTGATGGTGTGATTATATCAAACAAAATTAAGTATCTTTTGAAAATTACTATTTCTAAATAAAATTTTAATAAAAAATTAAAAATCAATGATGTTTTAAAGAGTTGCAAAAGTTCAGTAACTATTATTTTTTGATAATTTTTAAAAGTAATGTTGTAAACATTTTGATTTTAAAGCTAAAAGTTAAAAAGAGGGTCTAAAAATAAGAAAGAAAATTCTGAAAAATAAAACCTTTACATATTAACTTCTTTAGACATCGGTATGTATGACGTCACACATACCGGTCTTTAAATATATTGAATAAAATAATTAAGTGTATTAGACTGATTTTATTATTTTATTGGAGAGACTGGGGATGATAATATGACTCACCTTACGTTTAAACAAGGTGTGAAAGAGTGTATTCCCACGTTACTTGGTTATGCTAGTGTAGGACTATCGTTTGGAATTGTGGCAGTCTCCCAAAATTTCAGTGTTTTAGAAATTATTTTATTGTGTCTGATTATTTATGCTGGTGCAGCCCAATTTATTATTTGTACATTAGTGATTGCAGGCACCCCTATTTCTGCAATTGTGCTTACAACACTTATCGTTAACTCTCGAATGTTCTTATTAAGTATGACTTTAACACCTAATTATAAGCAATATGGATTTTGGAATAGGGTAGGGCTTGGAACGTTATTAACAGATGAAACTTTTGGCGTTGCTATAACACCATATGTTAAAGGTGAAAAAATTAACGATCGATGGCTACACGGACTAAATATTACTGCTTACTTATTTTGGACTGTTTCCTGTGTAATCGGTGCCATTTTCGGAGAGTATATTTCAAATCCTGATGCGCTTGGCCTAGACTTTGCCATTACCGCAATGTTTA
Encoded proteins:
- the dnaN gene encoding DNA polymerase III subunit beta, whose translation is MMEFTIKRDYFINQLNDTLKAISPRTTLPILTGIKIDAKENEVILTGSDSEISIEITIPKQVDGEEIVEITETGSVVLPGRFFVDIIKKLPGKEVKLSTNEQFQTLITSGHSEFNLSGLDPDQYPLLPEVSRDDAIQLSVKVLKNIIAQTNFAVSTSETRPVLTGVNWLIQDNELICTATDSHRLAVRKLQLEDESENKNVIIPGKALSELNKIMSDSDEDIDIFFASNQVLFRVGNINFISRLLEGHYPDTTRLFPENYEIKLGINNGDFYHAIDRASLLAREGGNNVIKLSTGNELVELSSTSPEIGTVKEEVNANDVEGGNLKISFNSKYMMDALKAIDNDEVEVEFFGTMKPFILKPKDDDSVTQLILPIRTY
- the yaaA gene encoding S4 domain-containing protein YaaA yields the protein MVQEVVVEGNITLGQFLKTEGIIESGGQAKWFLQDFEVLINGQRETRRGKKLEHNDRIDITDIPEDTGSFLIIHQGEQ
- the recF gene encoding DNA replication/repair protein RecF (All proteins in this family for which functions are known are DNA-binding proteins that assist the filamentation of RecA onto DNA for the initiation of recombination or recombinational repair.), whose translation is MKLNTLQLENYRNYEQVTLDCHPEVNILIGENAQGKTNLLESIYTLALAKSHRTSNDKELIRFKSDYAKIEGELSYRHGTMPLTMFITKKGKQVKVNHLEQSRLTQYIGHLNVVLFAPEDLNIVKGSPQIRRRFIDMELGQISAVYLNDLAQYQRILKQKNNYLKQLQIGQKTDTTMLEVLNQQFAEYALKVTLRREHFIKELETLAQPIHAGITNDRETLTLDYVPSLKLSNYEANQSELIEEVLALLNDNLQREKERGVCLYGPHRDDLSFNVNGMDAQTYGSQGQQRTTALSIKLAEIELMNIEVGEYPILLLDDVLSELDDSRQTHLLSTIQHKVQTFVTTTSVEGIDHEIMNNAKLYRISQGEILK
- the gyrB gene encoding DNA topoisomerase (ATP-hydrolyzing) subunit B, which codes for MVNTLSDVNNTDNYGAGQIQVLEGLEAVRKRPGMYIGSTSERGLHHLVWEIVDNSIDEALAGYASHIEVVIEKDNWIKVTDNGRGIPVDIQEKMGRPAVEVILTVLHAGGKFGGGGYKVSGGLHGVGSSVVNALSQDLEVYVHRNGTIYHQAYKQGVPQFDLKEIGDTDKTGTAIRFKADKEIFTETTVYNYETLQKRIRELAFLNKGIQITLKDEREEEVREDSYHYEGGIKSYVDLLNENKEPLHDEPIYIHQSKDDIEVEIALQYNSGYATNLLTYANNIHTYEGGTHEDGFKRALTRVLNSYGTQSKIIKEDKDRLSGEDTREGLTAVVSIKHGDPQFEGQTKTKLGNSEVRQVVDRLFSEHFERFLYENPSVGRIIVEKGIMASRARVAAKKAREVTRRKSALDVSSLPGKLADCSSKNPEESEIFLVEGDSAGGSTKSGRDSRTQAILPLRGKILNVEKARLDRILNNNEIRQMITAFGTGIGGEFDISKARYHKIVIMTDADVDGAHIRTLLLTFFYRFMRPLIEAGYVYIAQPPLYKLTQGKQKYYVFNDRELDKLKQELNPSPKWSIARYKGLGEMNADQLWETTMNPEHRSMLQVRLEDAIDADQTFEMLMGDVVENRRQFIEDNAVYANLDF
- the gyrA gene encoding DNA gyrase subunit A; the encoded protein is MAELPQSRINERNITSEMRESFLDYAMSVIVSRALPDVRDGLKPVHRRILYGLNEQGMTPDKPYKKSARIVGDVMGKYHPHGDSSIYEAMVRMAQDFSYRYPLVDGQGNFGSMDGDGAAAMRYTEARMTKITLELLRDINKDTIDFIDNYDGNEREPSVLPARFPNLLVNGAAGIAVGMATNIPPHNLTEVIDGVLSLSKNPDITINELMEDIQGPDFPTAGLVLGKSGIRRAYETGRGSIQMRSRAEIEERGGGRQRIVVTEIPFQVNKARMIEKIAELVRDKKIDGITDLRDETSLRTGVRVVIDVRKDANASVILNNLYKQTPLQTSFGVNMIALVNGRPKLINLKEALIHYLEHQKTVVRRRTEYNLKKARDRAHILEGLRIALDHIDEIITTIRESDTDKIAMASLQERFKLTERQAQAILDMRLRRLTGLERDKIESEYNELLEYIKELEEILADEEVLLQLVRDELTEIKERFGDERRTEIQLGGLEDLEDEDLIPEEQIVITLSHNNYIKRLPVSTYRSQNRGGRGIQGMNTLDEDFVSQLVTMSTHDHVLFFTNKGRVYKLKGYEVPELSRQSKGIPIINAIELENDETISTMIAVKDLESEEDYLVFATKQGIVKRSSLSNFSRINKNGKIAINFKEDDELIAVRLTTGNEDILIGTAHASLIRFSESTLRPLGRTAAGVKGISLREGDTVVGLDVADSESEDEVLVVTENGYGKRTPVSEYRLSNRGGKGIKTATITERNGNIVCITTVTGEEDLMVVTNAGVIIRLDVHDISQNGRAAQGVRLMKLGDGQFVSTVAKVNEEDDNEENADEAQQSTTTETADVEEVVDDQTPGNAIHTEGDAEMESVESPENDDRIDIRQDFMDRVNEDIESASDNEEDSDE
- a CDS encoding NAD(P)H-hydrate dehydratase, encoding MKTLDSVNIPIRKDETHKGDYGKILLIGGSANMGGAIMLAARACVYSGSGLITVATHPNNHAALHSRCPEAMVIDINDTKMLTKMIEATDSILIGPGLGVDFKGNNAITFLLQNIQPHQNLIVDGDAITIFSKLKPQIPTCRVIFTPHQKEWERLSGIPIEEQTYERNLEAVERIGATVVLKQHGTEIYFCNDDVYKLPIGTPAMATGGMGDTLAGMITSFVGQFDNFKEAVTSATYMHSFIGEKLSDTMYVVPPSRLISEIPYVMKQLEG